From the bacterium genome, one window contains:
- a CDS encoding diacylglycerol kinase family protein: MESPRAFSVAGRIRSFAHAFTGIWTMLRSQQNAWIHAAATVAVCAIGLLLRLATAEWCWIVLAIMSVWTAEALNTAFEFLADVASPEFHPLVKHAKDVAAGAVLIAAIGAAVIAALVLGPHLVG; encoded by the coding sequence ATGGAGTCCCCGCGCGCCTTCTCCGTCGCCGGTCGCATTCGCTCCTTCGCCCATGCCTTCACCGGCATCTGGACGATGTTGCGCTCGCAGCAGAACGCCTGGATCCACGCCGCCGCCACGGTGGCGGTGTGCGCGATCGGCCTGCTGCTCCGGCTCGCCACCGCCGAGTGGTGCTGGATCGTGCTGGCGATCATGTCGGTGTGGACCGCCGAGGCGCTCAACACCGCCTTCGAGTTCCTCGCCGACGTCGCCTCGCCGGAGTTCCACCCGCTGGTGAAGCACGCCAAGGACGTCGCCGCCGGCGCGGTGCTCATCGCCGCCATCGGCGCCGCCGTCATCGCCGCGCTGGTGCTCGGCCCCCACCTCGTCGGCTGA
- a CDS encoding CoA transferase, with amino-acid sequence MAMPLDGIRVIDWTIWQQGPVCSAMLGDLGADVIKIEERVGGDPGRGMAKMSGIDMSDKPNFYFEANNRNKRGITLDLKKPEGREIVYKLVETADVFVQNFRKGVAERLGLGYAQLQPRNPRLIYATATGYGPEGPESGDPSFDQLGLARSGIMLAAGEPDMPPLAIAGGIADQMGAIMLAYGVLAALLARERFGVGQAVDGSHLGSMMALQGLSVSARLMWGFAIPRMPRKYQANPLWNHYQCQDGRWICLGMLQPDRYWADFARAVGRPELATDERFVDLRVRAANAGAAIEILDAVFASKPLAEWLRILRAGGDFIFCQVNAVDDLPNDPQVQANDYVVDFDHPRFGPTQVIGLPVHLSETPGSVRLPAPEFGEHTEQILTEVLGYSWDEVAALKDREVI; translated from the coding sequence ATGGCGATGCCGCTCGACGGAATACGGGTGATCGACTGGACGATCTGGCAGCAGGGTCCGGTCTGCTCGGCGATGCTCGGGGATCTCGGCGCCGACGTGATCAAGATCGAGGAACGGGTCGGCGGCGATCCCGGCCGCGGCATGGCGAAGATGAGCGGCATCGACATGTCGGACAAGCCGAATTTCTATTTCGAGGCCAACAACCGCAACAAGCGCGGCATCACCCTGGACCTCAAGAAGCCCGAGGGCCGCGAGATCGTCTACAAGCTGGTCGAGACCGCCGACGTCTTCGTGCAGAACTTCCGCAAGGGCGTCGCCGAGCGGCTCGGCCTCGGCTATGCGCAACTGCAGCCGCGCAACCCGCGCCTGATCTACGCCACCGCCACCGGGTACGGGCCCGAGGGGCCGGAGAGCGGCGATCCGTCGTTCGACCAGCTCGGTCTGGCGCGCTCGGGCATCATGCTCGCCGCCGGCGAGCCCGACATGCCGCCGCTCGCCATCGCCGGCGGCATCGCCGACCAGATGGGCGCGATCATGCTCGCCTACGGCGTGCTGGCGGCGTTGCTGGCGCGCGAGCGCTTCGGGGTCGGCCAGGCGGTGGACGGCTCGCATCTCGGCAGCATGATGGCGCTGCAGGGCCTGAGCGTCTCGGCGCGCCTGATGTGGGGCTTCGCCATTCCGCGCATGCCGCGCAAGTACCAGGCGAATCCGCTGTGGAACCACTATCAGTGCCAGGACGGGCGCTGGATCTGCCTCGGCATGCTGCAGCCCGATCGCTACTGGGCGGACTTCGCCCGCGCCGTCGGCCGGCCGGAGTTGGCGACCGACGAGCGCTTCGTCGATCTGCGCGTCCGCGCCGCCAACGCCGGCGCCGCCATCGAGATCCTCGACGCGGTGTTCGCCAGCAAGCCGTTGGCGGAATGGCTGCGCATCCTGCGCGCCGGCGGCGATTTCATCTTCTGCCAGGTGAACGCGGTCGACGACCTGCCCAACGATCCGCAGGTGCAGGCCAACGACTACGTCGTCGACTTCGACCACCCGCGCTTCGGGCCGACGCAGGTGATCGGCCTGCCGGTGCATCTGAGCGAGACGCCGGGCAGCGTCCGCCTGCCGGCGCCGGAGTTCGGCGAGCACACCGAGCAGATCCTCACCGAGGTGCTCGGCTACTCGTGGGACGAGGTCGCGGCGCTGAAGGATCGCGAGGTCATCTGA